In Hydractinia symbiolongicarpus strain clone_291-10 chromosome 13, HSymV2.1, whole genome shotgun sequence, a single genomic region encodes these proteins:
- the LOC130623198 gene encoding ubiquitin carboxyl-terminal hydrolase 51-like yields the protein MHASYQLAGRKPENLSGNDRWLCPQCSSYQDSTSETVFTQCGDILIIQLKRFTFLDGRTLKNNKFVTCLASHDIFRVRSQPTDDILFNNKYSLAATNNHSGTLGAGNYWAFIEDRSCGSWLGFDDKALVRVAPSDFNNSSVYVLFFVKIGFILPRLFLSQAVYREPRRVALLINLVVQTILVKGRSCFA from the exons ATGCATGCTTCTTATCAACTAGCAGGGAGGAAA CCCGAAAATTTGTCTGGAAATGACAGGTGGCTTTGCCCGCAGTGCTCTTCTTATCAAGACAGTACAAGCGAAACGGTTTTCACCCAGTGCGGAGACATTCTAATTATCCAACTGAAGAGGTTTACGTTTCTTGatggaagaaccctaaaaaataACAAGTTTGTTACCTGCCTTGCTTCACATGACATTTTTAGAGTTCGCTCTCAGCCAACGGATGACATACTATTTAACAACAAATATTCGTTAGCTGCCACTAATAATCATTCGGGCACCCTAGGAGCAGGTAACTATTGGGCATTCATTGAAGATCGCAGCTGTGGCTCATGGTTAGGATTTGACGATAAAGCACTTGTTAGAGTTGCACCATCCGATTTCAATAACTCTTCTGTgtatgtgttgttttttgtgaaaat AGGTTTTATATTACCCCGGCTGTTTCTGTCACAAGCAGTCTACCGTGAACCTAGA AGGGTTGCTTTATTAATTAACTTGGTTGTACAGACCATCCTtgtaaaagggagatcttgctttGCATAG
- the LOC130623197 gene encoding putative ubiquitin carboxyl-terminal hydrolase 50 encodes METWNGVKVDKYSSLCSVMRLNNWSVHFFAVEVGAKGFCSETVSLPRRLSFSNMSVRSTRKSLTESSMRSSFYIWLSRDSLSWIHPESLGSNSGLLNLGNTCYINSILQCFYVLPAVATAISANDSNMPIGKSFVSILRKLSSSKVPVNTSSFLNALKGHVSNARGAAFNPFSQQHALEILEYLIPELSLAFPFFGRLFNTRVKICTTCSACNNISTSKQVSPFLQLPLTLTVQSSIDNFLESEELSGVNSYFCHYCNSYQTATVEKEVAECSSILVLQLKRFAYNKGHVSKVCSPVTSYPGTVSIPITVDSEVSCRKHYNLRAVINHYGNLYNGHYTTIAYNQVHGKWFYCNDRAVVPCKQSLLNGVQPYILFLKEVR; translated from the exons ATGGAGACTTGGAATGGAGTTAAGGTTGATAAATACTCGTCACTTTGTTCCGTCATGAGATTAAACAATTGGTCTGTGCATTTCTTTGCTGTTGAAGTAGGAGCTAAAGGATTTTGTTCCGAAACAGTTAGTCTGCCCCGTCGCCTCAGCTTTTCTAACATGTCTGTGCGTTCCACTCGGAAATCCCTTACTGAGTCATCTATGCGATCGTCGTTTTACATCTGGCTATCTCGAGATTCTTTGTCTTGGATTCATCCTG AATCACTAGGCAGCAACAGCGGCTTGCTAAATTTGGGCAACACATGTTACATCAATTCcatcttgcaatgtttttatgtgTTACCTGCAGTCGCCACAGCCATCTCTGCAAATGATTCCAATATGCCGATAGGTAAAAGTTTTGTAAGTATTCTACGCAAACTATCCTCCTCCAAGGTTCCAGTGAACACTTCTTCATTTCTAAATGCATTAAAAGGCCATGTTTCTAATGCAAGGGGTGCTGCTTTTAATCCGTTCTCTCAGCAACATGCCCTAGAGATTCTTGAGTATCTCATACCAGAGTTGTCCTTAGCCTTTCCTTTCTTTGGTAGATTATTCAACACTCGTGTGAAAATCTGCACTACTTGCAGCGCTTGCAATAATATTAGCACCTCTAAGCAAGTAAGTCCATTTCTTCAACTGCCCTTGACATTGACTGTACAATCTTCAATAGATAACTTTTTGGAGAGCGAAGAATTGTCAGGTGTCAACTcgtacttctgtcactactgcaatagttaccaaactgcaacagttgaaaaagaggtcgcagagtgcagttcaattttggttctgcaattaaagcgctttgcctataacaaaggtcatgtgtctaaggtttgttcgcctgtcacatcttacccgggcaccgtttctatacctatcactgtagacagtgaagtctcctgtcgcaagcactacaacttaaggGCTGTAATTAACCACTACGGAAATTTGTACAATGGCCATTACACTACTAttgcttataaccaagtgcatGGTAAGTGGTTTTATTGCAACGACAGAGCAGTGGTCCCTTGCAAACAAAGCTTGCTTAATGGTGTACAACCTTACATCCTTTTCCTTAAAGAGGTTAGGTAA